One genomic region from Cryptococcus gattii WM276 chromosome C, complete sequence encodes:
- a CDS encoding vacuolar ATP synthase subunit d, putative (Similar to TIGR gene model, INSD accession AAW42040.1~Vacuolar ATP synthase subunit D (V-ATPase D subunit) (Vacuolar proton pump D subunit)) produces MSGTGPREAIFPTRMNLTLTKGRLKGAQTGHSLLAKKRDALTTRFRQILRKVDEAKRLMGRVLQLASFSLAEVTYAAGDIGYQVQESVRKANYTVQARQENVSGVVLPAFEGVRSGDASGLSRGGQQIQKSRDTYIKAVGTLVELASLQTAFTILDEVIRATNRRVNAIEHVVIPRLENTIKYINSELDEMDREEFFRLKKVQGKKKRDAANAEQSREKENKVFEASGGELHRDEGIGGGVAGGADMLDEGKDEDVIF; encoded by the exons ATGTCCGGAACAGGACCCAGGGAAGCTATCTT CCCAACTCGTATGAACCTCACCCTCACGAAAGGTCGTCTAAAGGGAGCTCAGACAGGCCATTCGCTACTTGCCAAGAAACGTGATGCTCTCACGACGCGGTTCCGTCAAATTTTGAGGAAGGTCGATGAG GCCAAACGATTGATGGGTCGAGTCCTCCAACTGgcctccttctccctcgCAGAAGTTACTTATGCAGCCGGAGATATTGGATATCAGGTACAAGAATCAGTACGGAAGGCCAACTATACCGTGCAGGCTAGACAAGAGAATGTCAGTGGTGTTGTGTTACCTGCTTTCGAAGGTGTGAGAAGTGGTGACGCCAGTG GCCTTAGTAGAGGTGGACAGCAGATTCAGAAGTCCAGGGACACATATATTAAAGCAGTCGGTACTCTGGTTGAATTAGCCTCTTTACAG ACCGCATTCACAATCCTCGATGAAGTCATCAGAGCTACCAACAGGCGAGTAAATGCCATCGAACACGTCGTTATACCGCGCCTTGAAAACACCATCAAGTACATCAACTCTGAGCTCGACGAGATGGACCGTGAAGAGTTTTTCAGGCTGAAGAAGGTGcaaggaaagaagaagagagatgCTGCAAATGCGGAACAGTcaagagagaaggagaacAAAGTCTTTGAAGCTAGTGGTGGTGAACTGCACAGGGATGAAGGTATTGGAGGTGGCGTGGCGGGCGGTGCGGATATGTTGGATGAAggaaaggatgaggatgtcATTTTCTAG